ACCGATGTAAGAAATTAAAGTTCCCCAATAATCGTGGTTTACAGAAAGTAAAGTTCCCATTCTATCCGGCGTATAACTTGCCTGGAAAAAACGGTAACCTTTATAATTAAGAACGTTATTCATATAGATTTTATAAGGAGTCTGTTTTCCTTCGTCGATGATTTTTACGTGACTTTCGTAGGCACTTGGAGATGAACTTCCAGGGTAAGTTTCCATTACGAAATCATCTAATTTTATAGCAAAAGGAGTGGTGTAAATTTTAGGACCAAACCCAACCATAATATTCAAACCATCCATTGTTACTTGTTTGTAAGCATTAGGATTTCCTCTTTCCACAGAAAGCTCTACGATTTGTTTCGTTTTCGGACCTTCTATTTCTATCGTCATTGCATCAGGAACATTCTGATCTTTCTTTTTGTCACCTTCAAAAGCCATTAGCTTCCCTTTTTTAAGACCTTCAGGAACAACTAGCTTTAATTCGTTAATGCTGTAAAGGCTTCTTAAAACCAAAGGTTGATATTGATCTTTAGCCGTATTTCCGGTTGCCTGAGTTGCCATCGTCATGTACGTTGCATCAACAGGAGTTTTAATCAAAATCTGTCCGTTTTCTTGCTTAAATTCTACAGCACCGTCAATAGCTCTGTTGAAAGTAACCAAAGTTCCGTTGATAGATTTTGTTTCTCCGGATTTGATGTAAATATTTTGTCTTCCCATTTCTGCAGTAGACACCAAATGAAGATATTCTGCACCATTTGCATCAGCAACTAAACTGTCTTTTTTTCTCTGAACATAATCCAAAGTCTTTATCTTAACCTGTTTTCCGTGGAAATCATAAGTTGCTTTAAAATCTTTGTGTAATGGTGACATTAGATAAGGAACATCTTGATAATTCAACACATCACCTTTATCTTCAATCTGAATTTTAAAGAATTGTTTGTCGGTAACGATTTCGTTTGAAGTTTCACCTTCTCTGATTGTCATTTGCCCTTCAAAACTGATGTATCTTGTAATCGCACCCCCAATAAAAATAAAAACAAAGGCAAGGTGAAAAACCAAAAGTGGCCATTTTTCTCTTTTCCAAAGGCGGTAACGGTTAATGTTCCCACAAAAGTTGATAATGAGGAGAAGCATAATGAGCTCAAACCATTTTGCTTCATAAATTAAGGCTTTTGCTGCAGGTGTTCCGTAATCGTTTTCTAGGAACGTCGCATAAGCCATGGAAAATGCGTAAACCAGCAATAGAACTGCCATTGTTCTGGTTGAAATAAGAATATCTTGGATCTTCTTCATGATTTTTTTTACTTGACATGCAAAAATAAGGATGATAAACCGAAAGAGGGCTAAAAAAAGCTGTTTTTTATCACATTAAAAGGGATTTAGCTTATTTTGAAACATTCTTAATAAGCTGATTTTTATTAAATAAAACATAAAAACAGACATAGATTTCCAACATAAAATATCACATCAAAAAACAAACGTGTTTTCTCCTAAAAAATATTTAAAATCTAAAAAAAACATTAAATTTGCCCAGACTGACATTATGGAAAAGAAATCACAAAAAAAACAACCAGAAATGCCTGAAACAGGCAGAATCTTATCAAAACAACGTATTTTTTTCGGACTTACATCAATTGTTTTCGCCGGAGTACTTGCGCTGTCTTTTATCTCTTATTTAATGAATTGGAAGGCAGATCAAAGTCAGGCCGGAACAATTTTAGATAAATCGATAAAATCATCAAACATATTCGGAAAGCTGGGAGACTGGCTTGGTAATCTTTTTATTTTTGAAAGCATTGGTATTGCATCATTTATTGTTGCATTTCTATTTGTAGTTTTCGGAACAATGATTTTAAAGAAAAAAATCTTTAAACCTTGGATGACTTTTGGTCACTCACTTTTCTTTATCTGCTGGTTACCCATTTTATTGGGAGCTATTACAAGGGGTAACGGTAACGGTGGCGTTTTAAGCGGAGTTTATGGATATCAAATCATGGATTCTCTTTCTGCAATTATTGGAAATGTTGGGCTTTGGGTAGTTTTAGTAGTAAGTATTGCCCTATATTTTATTCTTGAATTTAATCTTAGACCAAGTTCAATAAAAGCTAAACTTGATATAATTAATGAAAATACCATCGGAAAAGTAAAATCGATGATGCCAAATTCTGATCAAAATTTTGATGCCGATCAGGAATTGGAAGAAGAGGAAGTAAATGAGGAAGCACAAAATATTACGGTTACAGATTTATCTGATAATAGAAAAACTCCTGAAGTTGCAAAACAAAATCCGGTTATTCAGGAAACGCAACCCATTCCAGAAGTTGAAACTATTGTAACGCCAAACCAGACTTCTTTTGAAGATAACAAAGAAACTGCACCTACTTTAAATTTAAATATAACAACACCTGCAATTCCTGCTATAAAACCAGAAGATGCTTTTGATGCTCCGGTTTCAAATTCTTCACCTTCTACTTCTTTTTCTTCGTCTTCTGATGCGGATGAAATTAAATTTAAGGTAGAAGTTGCTCCTGTAATTGATATTATAGATGATGCAGAAAAACAATCTCAGGATTTGGTTGACAAACATGGTTTGTATGATCACCGATTAGATTTGGCTAAATTCCAAATGCCTCCAATCGATTTATTGAAAGATTACGGAAATGAAGAAATCTCAATCAATAAAGAGGAATTAGAAGAAAATAAAAATAAAATTGTTGGACTTCTTAAAAACTTTAATGTCGGAATTGCTGAAATTAAGGCGACGATCGGACCAACGGTTACTTTGTATGAAATTGTACCGGAAGCAGGAATCAGAGTTGCTTCTATTAAAAAATTACAAGATGATATTGCATTGAACCTTTCCGCTTTAGGAATCAGAATTATCGCACCAATGCCTGGAAAAGGAACGATTGGAATTGAAGTTCCGAGAAAAAATCCTACAATGGTTTCTATGAGATCGGTCATTGCTTCTCAGAAATTCCAGAATACGGATATGGATTTGCCGGTAGTTTTTGGTAAAACAATTTCCAATGAAGTTTTCATGGCAGATTTATCTAAAATGCCTCACCTTTTGATGGCGGGAGCAACAGGACAAGGAAAATCTGTGGGAATTAATGCAATTCTTACTTCTCTACTTTACAAAAAACATCCAAGTGAATTGAAGTTTGTAATGGTAGATCCTAAAAAAGTAGAACTTTCTTTATACTCAAAAATTGAAAGACATTATCTGGCAAAACTTCCGGATTCTGATGATGCGATAATCACAGACACCAATAAAGTAATTAATACTTTGAACTCTCTTTGTGTAGAGATGGATCAGCGATATGATTTGCTTAAAAATGCTTTCTGTAAAAATTTAAAGGAATACAATAAAAAATTCACCGAAAGAAAATTAAACCCTGAAAACGGACACCGTTATTTGCCTTACATCGTTTTGGTAGTCGATGAGTTTGCAGATTTAATTATGACAGCAGGAAAAGAAGTGGAACTTCCGATTGCAAGATTGGCGCAGTTAGCAAGAGCGGTAGGAATTCACTTAATTGTTGCTACACAAAGACCTTCTGTGAATGTAATTACTGGTATGATTAAAGCAAACTTCCCGGCAAGAGCGGCATTTAGAGTAATTTCAAGTGTGGATTCAAGAACGATTTTAGATTCTACAGGTGCAGATCAGCTAATCGGTAAAGGTGATATGCTTTATTTCAACGGAAATGAAATCTTAAGACTTCAGTGTGCTTTTGTTGACACGCCGGAAGTTGAAAAATTGGCAGAATTTATTGGTGAACAGAAAGGTTATGCTTCTGCGTTCTTACTTCCTGAATTTGTTTCTGAAGAAGCGACAAGTACTGTAGGTGCATTTGATCCTAATGAAAAAGATGCTTTGTTTGAAGAAGCTGCAAGAATTATTGTTTCAACTCAGCAAGGTTCTACTTCAATGTTACAGAGACAGCTTAAATTAGGATATAACAGAGCCGGAAGAATTATGGATCAATTGGAAGCAAGCGGTATTGTTGGAGGGTTTAATGGTGCTAAAGCAAGAGAAGTTCTCATCAGCGATTTGTATTCTTTGGAACAGTTTTTGGAAGATCTGCGAAATTAAAATTTAAAAAAATCTACGATTTTAACTTTCAGAGAATATGAAAGTCTAAAGAATAGGAAAAATTAGAAAAATTTAGAATGAAAAAAATAATATCAAAAATAGTTTTAGGAACATTAGTAGTAGGAAGTATTGGTTTTGTGCAGGCACAGAAAATTGATGCTAAAGCAAAAAAAATATTAGACGATATTACGGCGAACTACAATTCTAAGAAAAACTCATATTTCAAATTTGCTTTTGGAAGCGGAATGAACGGAGCTGTTTCTAAAACAGAGCCTGGAATTTATTATTCTGCAGGTGATAAGTACAAGTTGAAAATCATGGAAACCGAACAGATTTTCGATGGTAATAAAATCTATAACATCAATACCGAAGACATGGAAGTTACCGTTGCGAAACCAAACGCAAGCAGCACCATGTTCTCCCCTATCAATTATCTTACATCGTATAGAAAAGATTATAATGTTGCATACGGAGGGAAAAAAACAGTTGATGGTGTGAATGCAGATTTAATTAAATTAACTCCGGTAAAAGCAAATGGATTAAAATACATTTATCTTTATGTAGATTCTGCGAAAAAGCAAATGCTGAAATTGGAACAACACGGAAACAATAAAGATATCTCTGTAATTGCGATAAAAGAATACAAAGAAAACCAGCAATTAGACCCGAATATGTTTGTTTTTGACAAGGCAAAATTCAAAAATTATCTTGTTACAGAATTATAATTCTAAATAAATATTAAAATTTAAAGTCACAAAGAAAACTTTGTGGCTTTTTCATTAATTTTGGCGAATGTTTAAAATCTTAGACCGATATATCATCAAGACCTTTTTTGGTCCGTTTTTATTTATATTCAGTGTACTGTTTTTTATATTTATTGTAAACATTATCTGGATTCAGCTTGGTCAGTTTATGGGTAAAGGTTTAACGACTTTACAGATCATGAAGCTCCTTTTCTATCTTGGAGTAAGTGTTGTAAGTATGGTTTTACCATTGACCGTTTTATTGGCAAGTATCATGTCTTTCGGTGAACTGGGAGAACGCTACGAACTTGCCGCAATGAAAGCTGCCGGGATTTCTTTAACGCGAGTGATGATGCCGCTTTTGGGAGTAACTGCTGTTTTGGCAGTCATGCTCTACTTTTTTTC
Above is a genomic segment from Chryseobacterium mulctrae containing:
- a CDS encoding LolA family protein produces the protein MKKIISKIVLGTLVVGSIGFVQAQKIDAKAKKILDDITANYNSKKNSYFKFAFGSGMNGAVSKTEPGIYYSAGDKYKLKIMETEQIFDGNKIYNINTEDMEVTVAKPNASSTMFSPINYLTSYRKDYNVAYGGKKTVDGVNADLIKLTPVKANGLKYIYLYVDSAKKQMLKLEQHGNNKDISVIAIKEYKENQQLDPNMFVFDKAKFKNYLVTEL
- a CDS encoding FtsK/SpoIIIE family DNA translocase translates to MEKKSQKKQPEMPETGRILSKQRIFFGLTSIVFAGVLALSFISYLMNWKADQSQAGTILDKSIKSSNIFGKLGDWLGNLFIFESIGIASFIVAFLFVVFGTMILKKKIFKPWMTFGHSLFFICWLPILLGAITRGNGNGGVLSGVYGYQIMDSLSAIIGNVGLWVVLVVSIALYFILEFNLRPSSIKAKLDIINENTIGKVKSMMPNSDQNFDADQELEEEEVNEEAQNITVTDLSDNRKTPEVAKQNPVIQETQPIPEVETIVTPNQTSFEDNKETAPTLNLNITTPAIPAIKPEDAFDAPVSNSSPSTSFSSSSDADEIKFKVEVAPVIDIIDDAEKQSQDLVDKHGLYDHRLDLAKFQMPPIDLLKDYGNEEISINKEELEENKNKIVGLLKNFNVGIAEIKATIGPTVTLYEIVPEAGIRVASIKKLQDDIALNLSALGIRIIAPMPGKGTIGIEVPRKNPTMVSMRSVIASQKFQNTDMDLPVVFGKTISNEVFMADLSKMPHLLMAGATGQGKSVGINAILTSLLYKKHPSELKFVMVDPKKVELSLYSKIERHYLAKLPDSDDAIITDTNKVINTLNSLCVEMDQRYDLLKNAFCKNLKEYNKKFTERKLNPENGHRYLPYIVLVVDEFADLIMTAGKEVELPIARLAQLARAVGIHLIVATQRPSVNVITGMIKANFPARAAFRVISSVDSRTILDSTGADQLIGKGDMLYFNGNEILRLQCAFVDTPEVEKLAEFIGEQKGYASAFLLPEFVSEEATSTVGAFDPNEKDALFEEAARIIVSTQQGSTSMLQRQLKLGYNRAGRIMDQLEASGIVGGFNGAKAREVLISDLYSLEQFLEDLRN